One genomic region from Halorussus rarus encodes:
- a CDS encoding succinylglutamate desuccinylase/aspartoacylase family protein, translating into MEHATERVVLARLPSGVDIATTVHTYDGAADGPTVYVQAAQHGREINGTETLRRVHDRLLDADLAGRVIAVPVADPLTFDRVSYTTPEQLDSVNPNMNRVWPGDPDGTLHERMAATLWEYVEDADAVLDLHTGSADMLTHVVFMEGDEESRALAEAFGTDLLLSEAAGEDADAEWAERDFGGKLRVAAARRGVPTVTPELAHNKRLAEGAVEAGVTGTLNALRHLGLLDGEPEPNGVRSSGDPTLARNHLGRVSAVDSGLFRADPDREVGERVAAGERVGTLYDPATYEVRQAVETDRAGVLYSLTREATVTAGQKLLSVALVREE; encoded by the coding sequence ATGGAACACGCTACCGAGCGCGTCGTCCTCGCACGCCTCCCGTCGGGCGTCGATATCGCGACGACGGTCCACACCTACGACGGCGCGGCCGACGGCCCGACCGTCTACGTCCAGGCAGCCCAGCACGGCCGGGAGATAAACGGGACCGAGACGCTCCGGCGCGTCCACGACCGGCTGCTCGACGCCGACCTGGCCGGCCGGGTGATCGCGGTCCCGGTGGCCGACCCGCTGACGTTCGACCGGGTGTCGTACACCACGCCCGAGCAGTTGGACAGCGTCAACCCCAACATGAACCGGGTCTGGCCCGGCGACCCCGACGGCACCCTCCACGAGCGCATGGCCGCGACCCTCTGGGAGTACGTCGAAGACGCCGACGCGGTGCTGGACCTCCACACCGGGAGCGCCGACATGCTGACCCACGTCGTGTTCATGGAGGGCGACGAGGAGTCGCGGGCGCTGGCCGAGGCGTTCGGCACCGACCTCCTGCTCTCGGAGGCGGCCGGCGAGGACGCCGACGCCGAGTGGGCCGAGCGCGACTTCGGCGGGAAGCTCCGGGTCGCGGCCGCGCGGCGGGGCGTCCCCACCGTCACGCCCGAACTGGCGCACAACAAGCGACTCGCCGAGGGCGCCGTCGAGGCGGGCGTGACGGGCACCCTGAACGCGCTCAGGCACCTCGGCCTGCTCGACGGCGAACCGGAACCGAACGGCGTCCGGTCGAGCGGCGACCCGACGCTGGCGCGAAACCACCTGGGTCGGGTCTCGGCGGTCGACTCGGGGCTGTTCCGGGCCGACCCCGACCGCGAGGTGGGCGAGCGCGTCGCGGCCGGCGAGCGCGTCGGCACGCTCTACGACCCGGCGACCTACGAGGTGCGCCAGGCCGTCGAGACCGACCGGGCGGGCGTGCTCTACTCGCTGACCCGGGAGGCGACCGTGACCGCGGGCCAGAAGCTGCTGAGCGTCGCGCTCGTGCGCGAGGAGTGA